From Marinobacter alexandrii, one genomic window encodes:
- the efp gene encoding elongation factor P, with translation MATTADFKNGLVIEYNHDLFMIVEFQHVKPGKGPAFVRTKLKSISTGKVLDNTFSSGVKVTTARVERRAHQYLYKDDMGFHFMNTSTYEQIAIQENLINAPKFLKDGQEVDILFHAEEEKVLGCELPQHVIMTVTQADPSVKGNTATNATKNAVVETGATIQVPMFIEQDEVIKINTEDGSYVERVK, from the coding sequence ATGGCAACAACAGCAGACTTCAAAAATGGATTGGTGATTGAATACAACCACGATCTATTCATGATTGTAGAATTCCAGCATGTAAAACCAGGTAAAGGACCGGCATTTGTTCGGACTAAACTGAAAAGCATTTCAACTGGGAAAGTTTTAGACAACACCTTTTCGTCGGGCGTAAAGGTGACTACTGCTAGAGTAGAAAGAAGAGCTCATCAATATCTATACAAAGATGATATGGGATTTCATTTCATGAACACCTCTACGTATGAGCAAATAGCTATCCAAGAAAACCTTATCAATGCACCAAAATTTCTTAAAGATGGTCAAGAAGTAGACATACTTTTCCATGCTGAAGAAGAAAAAGTTTTGGGTTGTGAATTGCCTCAACATGTAATCATGACTGTCACTCAAGCAGATCCAAGTGTCAAAGGAAACACCGCTACCAACGCCACAAAAAATGCGGTAGTAGAGACAGGTGCTACCATACAAGTTCCAATGTTTATTGAGCAGGATGAAGTCATCAAGATCAATACGGAAGATGGATCGTATGTAGAGCGAGTAAAATGA
- the accB gene encoding acetyl-CoA carboxylase biotin carboxyl carrier protein, translating into MKAKEIQELINFLSESGLEEVNIETENFKVSIKRSAEQHVIASAPMAAPAPVPAAAAPAPQAAPAPAPAADGGSAPAADSNLIEIKSPMIGTFYRSANPETPSFVEVGSAVKAGDPVCIIEAMKLFNEIESEVSGKIVKVLVDNAQPVEYDQPLFLVDPS; encoded by the coding sequence ATGAAGGCTAAAGAAATTCAAGAATTAATCAACTTCCTTTCAGAGTCAGGTCTGGAAGAAGTCAATATTGAGACCGAAAACTTTAAGGTGAGCATCAAACGAAGTGCAGAGCAACATGTAATCGCCTCTGCTCCTATGGCTGCTCCAGCTCCGGTACCAGCAGCTGCGGCTCCTGCACCACAGGCAGCTCCAGCCCCTGCTCCAGCAGCAGACGGTGGAAGTGCACCTGCAGCAGATAGCAACCTGATAGAAATCAAGTCTCCGATGATCGGAACATTCTACCGATCTGCAAATCCCGAAACACCTTCATTTGTAGAAGTAGGTAGTGCAGTAAAAGCGGGCGATCCGGTTTGCATCATTGAGGCTATGAAACTCTTCAATGAAATTGAGTCTGAGGTGTCTGGCAAAATTGTAAAAGTACTGGTTGACAATGCGCAACCAGTGGAATACGACCAGCCTCTTTTCCTAGTTGATCCATCGTAA
- the accC gene encoding acetyl-CoA carboxylase biotin carboxylase subunit: MFNKILIANRGEIALRIIRTCKEMGIKTVAVYSKADADSLHVRFADEAVCIGPPPGKDSYLKIPNIIAAAEVTNADAIHPGYGFLSENAEFSRVCAENNIKFIGASEEMISKMGDKATAKATMIKAGVPVVPGSEGLLESVEEGIRLAKGIGYPVMIKATAGGGGKGMRLISEESEFQKAWDSARQEAAASFGNDGMYMEKFVEEPRHIEIQIVGDSNGKACHLSERDCSIQRRHQKLIEETPSPIVTQELREKMGAAAIKGAEAIKYEGAGTVEFLVDKHGDFYFMEMNTRIQVEHPITEEVTDYDLIKEQIKVASGEPISGRNYYPQLHSIEVRINAEDPANGFRPSPGKITNLHFPGGHGVRIDSHVYAGYTIPPFYDSMIGKLIVSAQTREEAIIKMRRALGETVIEGIKTTIPFHLKMMEDEAFISGNFTTKYLDTWDFSVLK; the protein is encoded by the coding sequence ATGTTTAACAAGATTTTGATTGCCAATCGTGGCGAGATTGCATTGCGTATCATCCGTACCTGTAAAGAAATGGGTATTAAGACGGTAGCTGTATACTCCAAAGCAGATGCAGATAGCCTTCATGTGCGATTTGCCGATGAAGCTGTTTGTATAGGCCCCCCTCCAGGAAAAGACTCTTACCTCAAGATTCCAAACATCATTGCAGCAGCAGAAGTAACCAACGCAGATGCTATACATCCTGGATATGGATTCTTATCTGAAAATGCTGAATTTTCTCGTGTATGTGCAGAAAATAACATCAAGTTTATTGGCGCAAGCGAAGAAATGATCAGCAAGATGGGCGATAAAGCCACGGCAAAAGCAACCATGATAAAAGCTGGCGTACCGGTTGTTCCAGGTTCTGAAGGATTATTAGAGTCCGTAGAAGAAGGCATACGACTGGCTAAAGGAATAGGCTATCCAGTGATGATAAAAGCGACCGCAGGCGGTGGCGGAAAGGGTATGAGGCTTATCTCAGAAGAAAGTGAATTTCAAAAAGCATGGGACAGTGCCCGGCAAGAAGCTGCCGCTTCCTTCGGAAATGATGGCATGTATATGGAGAAATTTGTGGAAGAACCACGCCATATCGAAATCCAGATTGTAGGCGACAGTAACGGCAAAGCCTGTCATCTTTCAGAAAGAGATTGCTCTATTCAAAGAAGACATCAAAAGCTAATTGAGGAAACACCTTCTCCTATTGTAACTCAAGAGTTGAGAGAGAAAATGGGAGCTGCGGCCATCAAAGGTGCAGAAGCTATCAAATACGAAGGTGCAGGAACGGTAGAATTTCTGGTAGACAAACACGGAGACTTCTACTTTATGGAGATGAATACGCGTATTCAGGTAGAGCATCCAATCACAGAAGAGGTTACTGATTACGATCTCATTAAAGAGCAGATCAAAGTAGCTTCTGGCGAACCTATATCCGGGAGAAACTACTATCCTCAACTTCATTCCATTGAAGTAAGGATCAATGCGGAAGATCCTGCAAATGGTTTCCGTCCGAGTCCAGGTAAAATAACCAACCTTCATTTTCCTGGTGGACATGGTGTGCGAATCGATAGTCATGTATATGCAGGCTACACCATTCCTCCATTCTATGACTCGATGATTGGTAAGCTGATTGTGAGTGCACAAACCAGAGAGGAAGCGATTATCAAAATGAGACGTGCGTTAGGAGAAACTGTCATTGAAGGCATCAAAACAACCATTCCTTTCCACCTCAAAATGATGGAAGATGAGGCTTTTATCTCAGGGAACTTCACCACGAAGTACCTTGATACCTGGGATTTCAGTGTGCTGAAGTAA
- a CDS encoding DUF2200 domain-containing protein, producing MQLIKLGGHSAISGRQHQSIHDQKEMKVTAEKNEKVANMIFASIYPLYLNRLEKNGRTKEELNQIIEWFTGFDEDQLQALIDDKVTYRTFFEKAEIHPNAHMIKGVVCGYRIEEIEDEFELYRQCRRMEKLIDELAKGREMKKIKREEKT from the coding sequence GTGCAATTAATTAAGCTCGGAGGCCACAGCGCCATATCTGGGCGTCAGCATCAATCCATTCACGATCAAAAAGAGATGAAAGTTACAGCCGAAAAAAATGAAAAAGTCGCTAATATGATATTTGCATCCATCTATCCTCTTTACTTGAATAGGTTGGAGAAGAATGGCAGAACCAAAGAAGAACTGAACCAAATAATAGAATGGTTCACGGGCTTTGATGAAGATCAATTGCAAGCGCTTATTGATGATAAAGTAACTTACAGAACATTTTTTGAAAAAGCAGAAATTCATCCCAATGCACATATGATCAAAGGAGTGGTTTGTGGTTATCGCATCGAAGAAATAGAGGATGAATTTGAATTGTATAGACAATGTAGACGTATGGAAAAGCTGATTGATGAATTGGCAAAAGGTCGTGAAATGAAGAAAATTAAGCGAGAAGAAAAGACATAA
- a CDS encoding serine hydrolase domain-containing protein, with product MTKKQTKRIFRIIFIAASLGSLYFVPWLLVKAWILPLPNTVQEQLDEAIQHGFDGMIVYVDQAGQAPQYFASGWHDREAKTPANPHDLFKIASISKLYDAVAIAKLVGDGRLSLDKTIADYFPELVGRIENAKRITLRMMIQHRSGIPNFTDAPNFWAAPTQSYQESLALILDMPANFEPGEDYEYCNTNYLLLNKIMDETLGYENFRFIREEILIPLNLNKTFGSLAEVNMNHVMSGYHVGHPYDLKMDEHGMLATAEDVGIFLRALNDGSLFDKGEQEIYSSIYEYEHAGWVPGYQSFAKYHKDLDAVVIEFYSTTDPKLYNWNLSEIINSRIVKILKRQKSL from the coding sequence ATGACCAAGAAACAAACAAAACGAATATTCAGAATAATATTTATTGCCGCTTCCCTCGGCTCTTTGTACTTCGTGCCATGGTTACTGGTTAAGGCATGGATCTTACCGCTCCCTAATACCGTGCAAGAACAATTGGATGAAGCCATCCAACATGGGTTTGATGGAATGATTGTTTATGTAGACCAAGCTGGTCAAGCACCTCAATATTTTGCTTCCGGCTGGCATGATCGGGAAGCCAAAACACCCGCAAATCCCCATGATCTATTCAAAATTGCCAGTATCAGCAAGCTATATGATGCCGTTGCAATTGCAAAATTAGTCGGTGATGGGCGCCTGTCTTTGGATAAAACGATTGCTGATTATTTTCCGGAACTTGTTGGAAGAATTGAGAATGCCAAAAGAATCACTTTGAGAATGATGATACAGCATCGAAGTGGTATCCCCAATTTCACAGACGCTCCAAATTTTTGGGCAGCTCCAACACAATCTTATCAAGAGAGTCTTGCATTGATATTGGACATGCCGGCCAACTTTGAACCAGGCGAAGACTATGAATACTGCAATACGAATTACTTGTTGCTCAATAAAATCATGGATGAAACGCTGGGTTATGAGAACTTCAGATTCATTCGAGAAGAAATTTTGATTCCCCTGAATCTGAACAAAACATTCGGTTCGTTAGCAGAAGTGAATATGAACCATGTGATGAGTGGCTACCACGTAGGACATCCCTACGATTTAAAGATGGACGAACATGGAATGTTAGCCACCGCAGAAGATGTGGGTATATTCCTGAGGGCGTTAAACGATGGTTCTTTGTTTGATAAAGGAGAACAAGAAATCTATTCCTCCATATACGAGTATGAACATGCCGGTTGGGTTCCGGGATACCAAAGTTTCGCAAAATATCACAAAGACCTTGATGCTGTTGTTATTGAGTTCTACAGTACAACCGATCCTAAACTGTACAATTGGAACTTGTCAGAGATCATCAATAGTAGAATTGTCAAAATACTGAAAAGGCAAAAAAGCTTATAG
- a CDS encoding AI-2E family transporter, which translates to MNDRKTTNILLLILVVPLVFYLLKTLSFIFIPLISAMFIALLFLPLMRWFKKKRVPKVLSIIMVILIIATFFKLSGEVIQLSSREILATDNEFFDKAKIKLTELLNSVEVFFGVEFLQGEETLGSLIQKDTIIKNFAPTVGFITDTLSMILVMLFFVVLLLAGSIDMQKVLNNTILKQHFSSVKTFMKVERDLIKFIKVKFFVSLFTGLGIGIACWGFGVSFPIFWGLFAFMINFLQMIGSVITVILLAIFAFVEIEAPSILFLFILTTTGVQALFGGVLEPIFMGKSFSINVITILIMLMLWGYVWGIPGLIMSIPITVFLKILFDQSDNTQVISELLSGKSRDSLAVVKQGED; encoded by the coding sequence ATGAACGATAGAAAAACCACTAATATCCTACTCTTGATTCTTGTGGTACCATTGGTGTTTTATTTACTTAAAACGCTTTCTTTTATATTCATTCCATTGATTTCAGCAATGTTCATTGCATTACTTTTCTTGCCTTTAATGAGGTGGTTTAAGAAGAAGCGTGTGCCAAAGGTTTTGAGCATTATTATGGTCATTCTAATCATCGCCACTTTTTTTAAATTGAGTGGAGAAGTGATTCAGCTTTCAAGCAGGGAGATTCTAGCAACTGACAATGAGTTTTTTGATAAAGCAAAAATTAAACTTACGGAGTTATTGAACTCGGTTGAAGTATTCTTCGGTGTTGAATTTTTACAAGGAGAAGAGACGCTGGGTTCGTTGATTCAAAAAGATACCATCATCAAAAACTTCGCACCTACGGTAGGCTTTATCACGGACACATTATCTATGATACTAGTCATGTTATTCTTTGTGGTGCTTCTATTGGCAGGTTCCATTGATATGCAGAAGGTATTAAATAATACCATTCTAAAGCAACATTTTTCATCGGTCAAAACCTTCATGAAGGTGGAGAGGGATCTAATCAAATTTATTAAGGTCAAGTTCTTTGTAAGCTTATTCACTGGTTTGGGTATTGGAATTGCTTGTTGGGGTTTCGGTGTAAGCTTTCCCATCTTTTGGGGTTTGTTCGCATTCATGATCAATTTCCTTCAGATGATTGGCTCGGTGATCACGGTAATACTGCTCGCTATTTTTGCTTTTGTGGAAATAGAAGCTCCTTCCATACTCTTCTTATTCATCCTTACCACAACGGGAGTTCAAGCTTTATTTGGAGGGGTCCTGGAACCTATTTTTATGGGAAAATCATTCTCAATCAATGTTATCACTATTCTGATCATGTTGATGCTTTGGGGGTATGTTTGGGGAATTCCAGGCTTGATCATGTCTATTCCGATCACGGTTTTTCTCAAAATACTTTTTGATCAGTCTGACAACACGCAAGTTATTTCTGAATTGCTCTCGGGGAAATCACGAGATAGTTTGGCTGTAGTAAAACAAGGGGAGGATTAG
- a CDS encoding DUF3109 family protein, with the protein MIEVGKTLITDDVIEEQFVCDLTKCKGACCVEGDLGAPLLEDELEEVDKVIDLVKPYLTEEAIAVLEKKGGYLLDEDGDLSTTTINGKECAFAFYDEKKILKCSIEQAHKEGKTDFKKPISCHLYPIRISKLPDFEALNYDRWQICSPACDLGKELKVPVYKFLKEALIRKYGEEWYAELEEKVGEE; encoded by the coding sequence ATGATTGAAGTAGGGAAAACCTTGATAACGGATGATGTGATAGAGGAGCAATTTGTTTGTGATCTCACAAAATGCAAAGGAGCTTGCTGTGTGGAAGGTGACTTAGGTGCTCCACTGCTGGAAGACGAACTGGAGGAAGTGGATAAGGTGATTGATCTGGTGAAACCTTATCTCACAGAAGAGGCAATCGCAGTACTTGAAAAGAAGGGAGGGTATCTATTAGACGAAGATGGTGATCTTTCTACCACAACAATCAATGGAAAAGAATGTGCCTTCGCTTTCTATGATGAAAAGAAGATCTTGAAATGCAGCATAGAGCAAGCGCATAAAGAAGGAAAGACAGATTTTAAAAAACCAATCTCTTGTCACTTGTACCCAATCCGTATTTCTAAGCTTCCGGACTTTGAAGCACTCAACTATGACAGATGGCAGATCTGTTCTCCGGCCTGTGATCTAGGCAAAGAGCTGAAAGTGCCTGTCTATAAGTTTCTGAAAGAAGCGCTCATACGTAAATATGGAGAGGAATGGTACGCGGAGTTGGAAGAGAAGGTGGGAGAAGAGTAA
- a CDS encoding YceI family protein — translation MIKVLMISALTLFSGAVAKDAKVDVKESTVKWVGKKVTGQHNGSIQLQGGRLEMDAKGNLTGGLFTIDMTTLSNSDLSGESKGKLEGHLKSDDFFGVATYPTATFVITKAVPQGPGKYKVIGNITIKGKTEEIQFPVSVVAKDGKVTATADVSIDRSKFDIRYGSGSFFDNLGDKTIYDNFDLSVSLVANM, via the coding sequence ATGATCAAGGTATTGATGATTTCGGCATTGACTCTTTTCTCAGGAGCTGTGGCAAAAGATGCTAAAGTAGACGTAAAAGAAAGTACGGTAAAGTGGGTAGGTAAGAAAGTAACTGGTCAGCATAATGGCTCTATCCAACTACAAGGTGGTCGTCTGGAAATGGATGCTAAAGGAAACCTAACGGGTGGACTTTTCACGATTGATATGACTACACTTTCTAACTCAGACCTTTCAGGAGAATCGAAAGGAAAATTAGAAGGACATTTGAAATCAGATGATTTCTTTGGTGTAGCAACATACCCTACTGCAACATTTGTAATTACAAAGGCTGTTCCTCAAGGACCAGGAAAATATAAAGTGATAGGTAATATCACAATCAAAGGAAAAACGGAAGAAATTCAATTCCCTGTTAGCGTGGTAGCTAAAGATGGTAAAGTCACTGCAACAGCTGATGTTTCTATCGACAGATCTAAGTTTGATATTCGATATGGATCAGGAAGCTTTTTCGATAACTTGGGAGATAAGACGATCTATGACAACTTCGATCTTTCTGTATCTCTTGTTGCCAATATGTAA
- a CDS encoding GNAT family N-acetyltransferase: MLIREAVERDIDQIIELCQLHAEYEKSSYSKVEKQEKLFSSLFKEKNGIKCVVIEEERQLHGYATFIKQFSTWDADWYLYLDCLFLREETRGKGIGKEMMSLIKAYAKKEGCINIQWQTPDFNQDAIRFYKKIGAESKKKERFFWD; encoded by the coding sequence ATGCTGATTCGAGAAGCAGTCGAAAGAGATATTGATCAGATTATTGAGCTTTGTCAACTGCATGCTGAATATGAAAAGTCATCATACAGCAAAGTAGAGAAACAAGAAAAGCTTTTCAGTAGTCTATTTAAAGAAAAGAATGGGATAAAGTGTGTAGTTATTGAAGAAGAACGGCAATTGCATGGATATGCCACTTTTATCAAACAGTTTTCAACCTGGGATGCAGATTGGTATCTCTACCTCGACTGTCTTTTCTTAAGAGAAGAGACAAGAGGAAAAGGAATAGGCAAGGAAATGATGAGTTTGATTAAGGCCTATGCTAAGAAAGAAGGATGTATCAATATCCAGTGGCAAACTCCAGATTTCAATCAGGATGCAATTAGATTTTATAAAAAGATAGGAGCCGAGTCGAAGAAGAAAGAACGATTCTTCTGGGATTAA
- a CDS encoding rhodanese-like domain-containing protein — MEEQIKFYENKLAYEMDPADLFESLEIDDSIVVVDARQSFGYEKEHIPTAINLPQREITQESTRDLDISKTYVCYCDGIGCNASTKGALKLAKLGFTVKELMGGIEWWKFDGYATEGAKSTQGTAIQCAC; from the coding sequence ATGGAAGAGCAAATCAAATTCTACGAAAATAAGTTGGCTTACGAAATGGATCCGGCGGATCTATTTGAGTCATTAGAGATTGATGATAGCATAGTGGTTGTGGATGCCAGGCAATCTTTTGGATATGAGAAAGAACACATACCAACTGCTATCAATTTACCACAAAGAGAAATTACTCAAGAGAGCACAAGAGATTTAGATATATCTAAAACGTACGTATGCTATTGTGATGGAATAGGATGTAATGCTTCTACCAAAGGAGCATTGAAATTGGCAAAGCTCGGATTCACTGTAAAAGAGCTCATGGGAGGTATCGAATGGTGGAAGTTTGATGGATATGCTACAGAAGGAGCTAAATCGACCCAAGGAACAGCCATTCAATGCGCATGCTGA
- the thiL gene encoding thiamine-phosphate kinase: MSEEKRTEIGELGEFGLIDRIAENFDPKNEKTVKGIGDDTAVYDLGDRYLLTTTDILLEGVHFDLSYMPLQHLGYKAVAVNISDIAAMNGIPTQITVGLGLSNRFSVEAVEAIYEGIKSACDEYKVDLVGGDTTSSASGLVIAVTALGEVDRDKIVYRNGAMESDILCVTGDLGGAFVGLQILEREKAEFVANPDMQPKIDKYDYVVGRQLKPKARMDIIHEFKDLGIMPTSMIDVSDGLASEAFHLCKQSGLGVAIYEDKIPIEKQSFETAAEFSIDPNSCALNGGEDYELLFTIGQDDFEKIKNHADIHTIGYMQSKEKGRTFVTRSQNVVELQAQGWKHF, translated from the coding sequence ATGTCAGAAGAAAAGCGAACAGAAATAGGAGAACTAGGGGAATTTGGCCTAATAGATAGAATTGCTGAAAATTTTGATCCGAAGAATGAAAAAACGGTCAAAGGTATCGGAGACGATACCGCAGTTTATGACTTAGGAGATAGGTACTTGCTAACCACCACAGATATACTTTTGGAAGGAGTGCATTTCGACCTATCATATATGCCTCTCCAGCATTTAGGGTATAAAGCTGTGGCTGTGAATATCTCAGATATAGCAGCCATGAATGGAATACCCACTCAAATAACAGTTGGACTTGGATTGAGTAACCGATTTTCTGTAGAGGCAGTCGAAGCGATTTATGAAGGGATTAAGTCCGCTTGTGATGAATATAAAGTTGACTTGGTGGGTGGAGACACAACTTCTTCAGCTTCGGGTTTAGTTATAGCGGTAACGGCATTGGGTGAAGTTGACAGAGATAAGATCGTTTATAGAAATGGGGCGATGGAAAGTGACATCTTATGCGTAACTGGAGATCTGGGAGGAGCTTTTGTAGGGCTACAGATTTTAGAGAGGGAGAAAGCTGAATTTGTCGCAAACCCAGATATGCAACCTAAGATAGATAAATATGATTATGTAGTAGGTCGTCAATTAAAGCCAAAGGCTAGAATGGATATCATTCATGAGTTCAAAGATTTAGGAATTATGCCAACATCGATGATTGATGTTTCAGATGGCTTGGCTTCTGAAGCTTTTCATTTATGTAAGCAATCAGGACTTGGAGTAGCCATTTATGAAGATAAAATTCCGATAGAGAAACAATCTTTTGAAACAGCGGCGGAGTTTAGTATTGATCCTAATTCATGCGCTTTAAATGGCGGTGAAGACTATGAATTACTATTCACTATAGGTCAGGACGATTTTGAAAAGATTAAAAACCATGCGGATATTCATACCATTGGCTACATGCAATCCAAGGAAAAGGGTAGAACTTTTGTCACAAGAAGTCAAAACGTAGTGGAGCTTCAAGCTCAGGGATGGAAGCATTTTTAA
- the mce gene encoding methylmalonyl-CoA epimerase produces MWKNVEHIGIAVKDLNGVNEIYTKLFGEAPYKMESVETEQVDTSFFKIGQTKIEFLSATDEDSAIAKFIEKRGEGIHHIAFEVEDIHFELERLQAEGFQFTRPEVFKGADNKLVCFVHPKSANGVLVELCQEIK; encoded by the coding sequence ATGTGGAAAAACGTTGAGCATATTGGCATAGCAGTAAAGGACCTGAATGGTGTAAATGAGATTTATACCAAGCTTTTTGGTGAGGCTCCTTATAAAATGGAGTCCGTTGAAACCGAGCAAGTAGATACATCTTTCTTTAAAATTGGTCAGACGAAAATTGAATTTTTAAGTGCTACGGATGAAGATAGCGCTATTGCTAAATTCATAGAAAAAAGAGGAGAAGGCATTCACCATATAGCCTTTGAGGTGGAGGATATCCATTTTGAGTTAGAGCGTTTGCAGGCTGAGGGTTTTCAGTTTACCAGACCAGAAGTATTTAAAGGAGCTGACAATAAATTAGTATGTTTTGTTCATCCAAAATCAGCTAATGGGGTTTTGGTAGAGTTGTGTCAAGAAATAAAATAA
- a CDS encoding iron-sulfur cluster assembly accessory protein, with the protein MINVTDKAREEIVTLLSGEGKSLEHNIRVSVKGGGCSGLMYDLSFDPEIQDADQVFEDKGVKILVDKKSLLYLLGTTLDFSDGLNGKGFQFVNPNASRTCGCGESFSV; encoded by the coding sequence ATGATAAACGTAACAGACAAAGCAAGAGAAGAAATCGTCACCCTATTGTCCGGTGAAGGGAAATCATTAGAGCACAATATTAGAGTTTCTGTAAAAGGGGGCGGGTGCTCAGGCTTAATGTATGACCTCTCTTTCGATCCTGAAATACAGGACGCAGATCAGGTGTTTGAAGATAAAGGGGTAAAGATTCTTGTGGATAAGAAAAGCCTTCTTTACTTATTAGGCACTACACTTGATTTCTCTGACGGACTAAATGGCAAAGGATTCCAGTTTGTCAATCCTAACGCATCCAGAACTTGCGGATGCGGCGAGAGCTTCTCAGTTTAA
- a CDS encoding MarR family winged helix-turn-helix transcriptional regulator — MNYPLLDTTDPTTCISGKMGRISRITSSIFRKHIKPYGLSTSQMSLLFLLSKRDNLNQKEICDILYMEKSTLNRNLRRLFEKSYATKVDFPEINITNEGKALLERAIPSWNEAMKEIRSLLNEDGEEAVSSILTKLKNTTL; from the coding sequence ATGAACTACCCTCTATTAGATACTACAGATCCCACTACCTGCATTTCAGGAAAAATGGGTCGTATAAGTAGGATTACTTCCAGTATTTTCAGAAAACATATCAAACCTTATGGTCTATCTACCAGTCAGATGAGCTTGTTATTTCTATTATCCAAAAGGGATAATCTTAACCAGAAAGAGATCTGTGATATTCTATACATGGAAAAATCCACTCTTAATCGGAATCTTAGACGGCTTTTTGAAAAGAGCTACGCAACGAAAGTTGATTTCCCTGAAATCAACATTACCAATGAAGGCAAAGCCTTGCTCGAGAGAGCTATTCCATCTTGGAATGAGGCTATGAAGGAAATACGTTCACTGCTAAATGAGGATGGCGAGGAAGCTGTTAGCTCAATTTTAACCAAACTTAAAAACACTACACTATGA